CTTACTCGTTGGCGCGGCGGCGCCGATCATTACCGACTATACTGGAGTGGCGGTCGCGTTCTTGCAGTTTGCTCCGTATGAGTTAGTTTTAATACCTGGGCTGGTCGCCCTGGCATCGCTGGTGGGATATCTACCGGCGCTGGCCGCTTATAGGACCGACGTTGGCAAAGCGCTCACGGCGACTCCGTGAGCCGCAAAAGGAGAATCGGATATGACACGATGGAATAGATTGACGGCCACTGGTTTCGCGCTAGTCGGGCTGTTGTCTGCATTTCCAATTGCGGCTCGGGCGTGCCCTTTCTGCGGGGCGGTGAAATCGACGTTTGCCCAAGAGATCAAGGCCGTCGACGTGGCGGTGATCGCGAAGCTCGTGGTAATTCCGAAACGGGCCGAATCGAAAGAGGGCGAACTGAACATCGACCCGCCGACGGCCAAATTTGAAATCGTCGAGGTGCTCAAAGGCGCGGATCTGGTGGTCGGCGAAAAGCAAATCGAGGTCGTCTATTTCGACGACAAGCCCATCGGCACTGAATTTCTCATCGAGGGCGCGCAGCCGCCGGTCATCGCTTGGACGCCGCCGGTCGCGCTGACTCCGCGCAGCCACAAGTATCTCGCCGAGCTGATGAAGTTGCCCGACGATTGGTCGAAGCGGTTGCCGTATTTGATGAGCTACCTGGGAGACAAAGAGGAGTTGCTCGACAGCGACGCCTACGATGAATTCGCGTTGGCCCCGTACGCGGCCCTCAAATCGATCAAAGACCTGATGCCGCACGACACGTTGGTCAAGCGCATTCAGGACCCGGACGAAAAGCCCAGCCGCCGCCGCTTGTATCTGACGATGCTCGGCGTTTGCGGCAGCGCCAACGATCTGCCGATGCTGGAAGAGTTGCTCCGCGCGAAGGACCCGAAATTCAAGGCCGGGCTCGACGCGACCGTCGCCTGTTATTTGGTGCTCCGCGGCGCGGACGGGCTGCCGTTCATCGAAGACATGTTTCTCAAGAAAGAGACCGACGAATACACCGACATCTATTCGGTCGTGATGGCGCTGCGGATTCTCGGGCAGGAGAAGGACGCGCCGATCCCCCTGCCGCGGATCGTGCAGTCGATGCGGCTGGTGCTCGATCATCCGCGGGTGGCCGATCAAGCGATCATGGACCTGGCCCGCTGGCAGGATTGGAGCGTCATGGACCGGATCGTCGAGTTGTTCAAGAGCAAGGATTCGGAAGTGACGAGCTGGGTGCGCGTGCCAGTGGTCAACTATTTGCGGGCCTGCCCGTTGCCAAAGGCGAAAGACTACATCGCCGAATTGCGGAAGATCGATCCGAAATCGGTCCGTCAATCCGAGACGCTGTATCCGATCGGGCCGGAGGTCCAGGATCCATCTGGCCAGCCTCCCGCGGCAGCGACTCGAGCCACGTCGGAAAAAGCCAAAGCGGGCGCCGGCAACTCGCAGTCGAACAATTCCAGCACGCCGAAGCCGGCCGCAAATGCGACGGCCGATTCATCTACCCCGGCGCAAGCCAAGCCCGAACCGTCCGCGGCGGCGCCGGCGGTTGCCGCTCAGTCTGAAAAGAGGAGCGATTCCTCGGCGCTCGAATCCCGCTCGTGGTACATCATCGTTCCGGCGGCCGTCCTGGGGGCGTTCATCTTGCTGCTCGTCGCCCGCGGTCCAAGGGCGAAATCGGAAACGACGCGTTCGGGAAAATGAAATTGACTGTAGCGGAATTCGTCAGAATTCCGGGATCGACGGTGTGGCTACGACGACTGAATTCTGGCGAATTCAGCTACGGACAGTTGAGCGGATGTTATGAGCACTGATGTAGACGTTGGCGAGCGAATCCAGGCCGAGCTTGTCGAGCAGGAACCCGAGCAGTATCGCGCGCTTTGCTCGGCAGCGGTGGTCGCGCTCGTTTTCGGATTGCTGTCGCTCTCGGCACTGATGGACTATTGGCTCGTCGTCGTGCCCGCGGTCGGAGTCATCTGGGGCATCATTGCCCTGCGGCAGATTCGCGCTCGGGCTGGCGAACTGACCGGCAGGGGCCTGGCCGCATGTGGAATTGGCCTGTCAAGCGTGCTCTTGTTCGCCGGGCCGACATGGGTTTATTACGACGAGATGAGCCAAGTCCCGCCCGGATATCAGTGGATTAGCTACGACGAGTTGCAGCCGAACCCCAACGTGCTCGGCGAACCGGTCCCGAAATCGGCGATCGATCTCAATGGCAAAAAGATCTTCATCAAGGGCTTTGTTTTCGCCGGCAGTCAGAGCGAGGGGATCAAGAAATTCGTGCTCGTGCGCGATGCCGGCACCTGCTGCTTCGGCGGCAATCCGAAGATCACCGATCGGATCGTGGTCGATCTGGCCTCCGCGGGAGGGATGATGTATACGAAGCAGATCGCCCGCGTGTCCGGCGTGTTCCGCGTCACGCCGAGCCGGGCTCCCGGCGGGATCGGCGCCGTTTATTATCACCTGGATCAGGCCGAACTGCGATGAACGCCAAAACCAAAGAAAGGGGACGCGGCTCTTTTCCGATCCCGCTTCTCAGGCTGGTCTTGGCGGCAAACATCGCTCTTGCGTCGTTGATCGTCTGCGTCGCCGGTTGTCAGGATTCGAGGTTGCCGGCGGCATCTCGGCCGGTCTCCGAACCCGCTGATCGATCCGGCTCGGCCATCCCATCCGGCGCATCCGATCAGGCGGTCCCCCGAACCGGCGCTCCGCAGACCGGCCAGGCCGCTCCGACTCCGGTTCGACCGCAAGCGATTCGCGACATTTCGTTCGACGCGGTGAAGCTAAACCTGAAAAAGGGGGACCCGTTCAAGCGGACCTTAATCACCCCGGCGATCGAAAAACTGGACGGCAGCCGGATTCGCATTCGCGGTTACATTCTCCCGCCGTTTCAGCAGACGGGGTTGGCGCATTTCGTATTGGTGCGCGACAACATGGCCTGCTGTTTCGGCCCTGGAGCAGCGATTTACGATTCGATGATCGTTGACCTCCGGCCGGGCGTGACGACCGACTACACAGTCTCCCCGATCGCGGTCGAAGGGACCTTCAACATTCGCGAGGTGGAAGGTCCCGGCGGCAACGCCATTTCGATCTATCACGTGACAGGGGAGAAAGTGGAATAGGGGCCAGAGGCTGGAGGCCAGAGGCCAGGGGACGCGCAAGCGGAGGGAGCCGTTTTTTGAATCGCCAAAATCTCTTGGAAATTGCTGCCTCTCCCGATTCGCCACCCGCGGGGCGGCCCTGTCCTGGCTCTTGGCCTCTGTGCTCCGGCCTCCTGCCCGCCCTCGCGGGCAGCCTACTGATGTGGGCCGCGTTGCCGCCGCTTGATCTTTGGCCGCTGGCGTGGATTGCGCCGGTTCCGTGGCTGCTCTTGGTGCGGCAAGAGCGGCTAACTGGCCGCCGCCCATACGGCGCGCTGTGGCTGGCCGGGTTCGTGTTCTGGATCGGCGCGCTTCACTGGCTGCGGTTGCCGCATTGGGCAACGAGCTTCGGCTGGATCGCTCTGTCGTTTTATCTGGCCTTCTATATTCCGGTGTTCGTCGGGCTGACGCGAGTCGCAGTGCATCGGCTGGGGATCTCGATCGTCGTCGCCGCGCCGATCGTGTTCACCGGATTGGAATTAGCCAAGGGGCATCTCTTGAGCGGCTTCACGATGGGGAGCCTTGGCCATACACAATTTCGCTGGCTGGCGTTCATTCAAATCGCCGACATCATTAGCGGCTACGGCGTTGGCGGACTGGTGATTCTCGGCGCCGCTTGCATCGCCCGAATGTTCCCCTGGGACTGCCGCCGCCTCGCAATCTGGCCGTTGGCGCCCCTGGCGGCGATGCTCGCGGTTACGCTCGCCTACGGACACCATCGTTTGGCCGAGTCCACTGCCGCGACCGGAGGGCCGACCGCTCGCGTGGCGCTGATCCAAGGTTCGATCGACATCACGATGAAGCTCGATCCGAGCGCGGCGCAGCAAATCTATAACGACTACATGCGCCTATCGCACTCAGCCATCAATCAGGCGGCTCGCGACTCCGGCCGACCGCTCGATCTGATCGTCTGGCCGGAAACGATGTTCCGCGTGACGCTCTGCTCGCTGGCGCAGGGCGCTAAGCCGTCCGAGGGAGTGTCGCTGCAGGACTTCAACGACCGGGTTGCCGAGGTCAATGCGCTCATTAAGGCCACTGCGCGCGATCTCGGCGCGCCGCTGCTCTTGGGAATCGACCGCTTGCACTGGCTCACCGACGGGCGGAGCGAGCATTTCAACTCCGGCCTGTTCGTCGCCGCCGATGGCCGGCAACTCGGGCATTACGACAAGATGCACCTGGTGATGTTCGGCGAGTTCGTGCCGTTTGCCGAAATGTTTCCGTTCCTGTATCACCTCACGCCGCTGCCCGGCGGTCTGACGCCCGGCAAAGAGCCGCTTGCCGAGGAGATTCACGGCCTGCGATTCGCCCCGAGCATTTGTTATGAGACGACCATTCCGCATCTCATTCGCCGGCAGGTGATCGAGCCGCGCGAGCGCGGCGCGGAGCCTGACGTGCTGGTGAATCTCACGAACGACGGTTGGTTCTGGGGCTCCAGCGAACTCGATCTGCACCTGATGTGCGCCGTGTTCCGGGCCATCGAATGCCGCAAGCCGGTGCTGATCGCGGCCAATACGGGCTTCTCAGCCTGGATTGACTCGTCGGGCCGCATCATTCAACAAGCCCCGCGGCGCGCGGAAGGCATCATCATCGCCGACGTCGCGCGCGATCCCCGCGGCAGCTTCTACCTGGATTTCGGCGATTTGCCGTCGGCCGTCTGCCTGCTAGCGTGCGCGTCACTTGCGGCGATTGGTTTTTGGAGCAGGCGGAAACGGAGAGAACAGAGAGCGTAAATTCCAAAGCGAATCCTCCGATTGCTCCTGTTCATTCTGATATGTCATTCGCTGGGCGGGCGTTGTGCGCCTCGCGGGCTCTTGCCCAATTCTCCGAACCTATCTTTACATGCCCTGCGAATTCCACTACTTTTCGCGCCCCGAGATTGCTATTCGGACTGGTTCGCTGTCCAATCCCCCGTCGCGTGTGACTTATGAAGAAATCTTACTTGCTCCTTGCGTCTCAGCTGACATTCGCGGCTCTCTTGACGGTTGTCCCTAGTTGGGTTCGGGCCGATGACTTTCGGATCGAGTCGAAAATCTTCGTCGGCAAGGAGACCGAACCGTCGAGCGAAACTTTGACTCTGTTCCGCGGCGGACAGATTTACGACTTTCTCACGAAGCCCGGCGAGACGACCGTGTTCGACAAGCCGCGCGGCCGCGTGATCTTGCTCGATCCGGTCAGAAAAGTGCGGACGGAGATCAAGACCGATCGTCTCACGGCCTTTAGCGAGGAGTTGAAGGTTTGGGCCGGCCGACAGACCGATCCGTTTCTCAAGTTTGCGGCCGATCCGCGATTCGATCAATCGCTCGACCCAGCCGGCGAGCTGGTTTTCAGCAGCCAGTTCATCAACTACCGCGTGGCCACGATCAAGGCCAACACGGAAACCGTCGCGCAGCAATACCTTGAATTCGCCGATTCCTACTCCCGGCTCAACGCGCTGACGAACCCCGGCAGCGTGCCGCCGTTTCCGCGGTTGGCGATCAACGCCGTATTGTTCAAGACGCAACTGATTCCCGAGCGCGTGCAAGTGACGATGCCGGCCCGTCAGCGGTTCGGCGGCAAGACGACCACCATGCACAGCGAGCACTCCGTCGCCTGGCGGCTCCTCGAATCCGACCTGCAAAGGATCAGCGAGGCGGACGAGGAACTGGTGACCTTCACCCAGGTGCCGCTCGAGCAGTACCTGCGCACGAGCACGGCCGACGCGAAGCGCTGATGTCTCGGTCGGCCGCCATTGCGGACGATGTATGAAGTGGTGACAAGGCGACATGGTGAGGTGCCGCGTTCGCGCGAAACTTGTCACCTTGTCACCCGGTCACCTTGCCATGCCCTGGCCCTTCAAGCCTGTCTTGCCGTACCCGCTCGCTTTCGGCCGCCGCTGCTTTCGCCGGCCTTTTCACGGAGCTATAATCTGTTCCGCCGCCCGCGTCTTTCGTCCTTTGTACTTCGTACTTTCACCATGCGCTACATCTCCACCCTATCTTGCGCCGCCGTTGTTCTCACGGTTGTTTCGGCTCGCTCGGCGACGTTCACCGCCGAGAAAACCGATCGCGGAGTGACCGTTAAGATCGGTGGGCAATTGTTCACCGAGTATTTGATCCGCTCGGCCACGAAGCCGATTCTCTGGCCGATTGTCGGGCCGACCGGCAAGCCGATGACCCGCGCTTATCCGATGGAGAAGGGCAAAGGAGAAGCGACCGACCATCCGCATCAACGCTCGCTCTGGTTCACGCATGGCGAAGTGAACGGCGTCAGCTTCTGGGAAGAGACCGCTAAGGCCGGCTCGATCCGGCATCGCGATTTTCTCGAAGTGCGCGGCGGCGACGACGCTCGAATCGTCACGCGCAACGACTGGATCACGCCGGACCAAAAGAAAATGTGCGAAGACGAGCGGAAATTCGTATTCCGCCTCGACGGCGACCAACGGCTCATCGACTTTTCGGTGGTGGTCACGGCCAGCGAAGGGCCGCTCACCTTCGGCGACACGAAGGAAGGAAGCTTCGGCATGCGCGTGGCGCATTCGATGGCGGTCGACACCAAGAAAGGAGGCCGGATCATCAATAGCGAGGGACAGACGGACGCAGCCACTTGGGGCCAGCCGGCCGCCTGGGTCGATTATCACGGGCCAATCGATGGCGAGGAAGTCGGCATCGCCATTCTCAATCATCCTTCGAGCTTGCGCTATCCGAATCGCTGGCACGTGCGCCCTTACGGCCTGTTCGCCGCCAATCCATTCGGGCAAAAGGGGTTCGGCGCCTCGTCCGGCCCCGGCGGCCCGTACACGATCGAGCAGGGCAAATCCTTCACCCTCCGCTTCCGTGTAGTCCTCCACCGCGGCGACGAGAAAACGGCCCACATCGCCGATGACTTCGCGGCTTATGCGAAGGAGGATTTTATGAGAAAGCCAGGAGAGCAGGAAGGGAAATAGGGCCCGGGACAGGCGCTGATCGACGGGAAAGTGCGCATCGATTCGGCCTGAAAATCGCCGCAGTGATTTTTTCTGTTCGCCCAGCTAGAATTGAGGCGGAGGTTTTGCCCATGACGCAATTCGATTCGATCCTTTCTGCCGCATCGCAACTTCCGATTGCCGACCGACTCCGCTTGATCGACGCCTTGGCCTCGACCGTCCCGGACGATTGTGCGCCGCCACTGTCGCCAGAATGGCTGGCCGAGATTGAGCGAAGATCTGCCGAGATTGATTCCGGCGCCGTTTCGCCGATCGCCTGGGAGCGGGTCCGGGAAGATCTGTTCAAGAAGGTCGGGTTGGACCGTGCGGATTGACTTTCATCCCGATGCCACTCTCGAACTGAGCGAGGCGGCGGATTGGTATCTCGAACAGAGCCCTAGCGTGGCGCAACGTTTCGCGATTGCTGTGGAACGAACTCTTGAAAAAATCGCGAGCGATCCGTTGCGATTCGCGATTGTTGGAAAGAGTAAACGAGCGTGATCCGTGGAACGATTCCCCTTTCAAATCGTCTTTCGAATCGATCCTCATCGCTTGTGCGTCATCGCCGTGGCTCACGCAAAGCGGCGGCCCGGCTATTGGCGGCATCGCAAGTAGAAGGATCAATTGAGAAAAGCTTAGTCTCGTCGAATGCTTGTGCAATTGAGGATGCTCGGATGTCTCAGCGGCAAAATGGATACAAACCTGACCCTGAGCTATTGCCGCTCATTAAGGAAGGCTTCAACTCGATTGAGGACGGGCGAGTTTCGGAGCACGATTTGATCGTCGAGGAACTCTTCGCACATCTTGAAAAGATGGCGTCCGAGAACCCCGATCCGGATTTGATGTTGCAAATGGAAGCGGATCGGTGCGAGGGCGCCGGCGATTGGCAGGGGGCCGAGGCGGCGTACCAGCAGGCGCTTGATAGAGCCATTCTATCAGGCACCGAAGCGCGCCAATACAAAGCCCTGTCCAACCTGTCCGGCCTACATGCGTTGCTCGACAACGAGGCCAAGGCGATTGAGTTAGCCCGGGCGGCAACTGGTGCCGCGCGCAACGCCAACCTGGCGATGCTTTTGAGCATGGCGCTTGAGCAGCAGGCCGCGTGCGAGCTTTACTTCAATCTGGCGTCGGAGGCCTTGACCGCTGCCGACGAGGCCCTGCGGTTGGTCGAGAGCGGCACGATGCATGACCTACGTCGCGGTCGTTGCCTCGTTCTTCGCGCAAATTGCCGCATGGCTTCGAGGGATCAACGCGCTGCGGGAGTTGACCTCGATGCCGCATGGCAATACCTTGAGCCGTGGTCCGCGAGCCAAATGGCCGCCGGCGCGCATTCTGCACTCGGAAGCTGGTGGTCGATCAAAGCGAGGATCCAGGCAGCACAAGGTGATTCGTTCGCCGCCGAAGCTTGGGAGGGCGCGATACGGCATCGGCGTCGCGTGGCGGCAACGCCGCAAGTGACGGGTGTCTACACGCAGAACGCGTTGGCGAAAACGCTTTGGGCGTATGGTCAAGCTCTGCATGCAGCCGGCCGCACGAGTCAGGCCGACCAAGTCTCTGCGGAAGCCGAGACGATCCGCGAACAAATCGGCTTGCCGCCGCTGAGCGAGAGACGACGGCGAATCTGATCCATCGCAGTGTCATATCGGTAGTAGCGACCAATCAATAGAGATCGCTTCGATGGCTGAAAAGGTTCCGGTCGCCGATCTAACCGGGATCCCGGAAACGATGCTGTGGCCTCTGTATGGGCGGGCGGCCGAAACGCGGCGGCCTGACGCTCGCCTGATCGATCCACAGGCCGTGCGGATCGCGGATGCGATCGAGTACGACTATGCACGCAGCTTTCGCAAGCCGAATTTCGGCCACGTGCTGCGCGCCTTGTGCATCGATGGATTGCTGCGGCAGTGGCTGGCAAAGCATCCCAACGGCCAAGTCGTGGCGTTGGGAGAGGGCTTGGAAACGCAGGTCTTCCGTGTCGATAACGGTAATGTTCGCTGGCTGTCCGTGGACCTTCCCGCGGCGATCGCGGTGCGAAGCCGTTTCGTCCCTGACACAGATCGGCACCGTAATCTTGCCTGTTCGGCATTGGATTTCCGCTGGATGGAGGCAGTCGATCCGGCACGCGGCGTTTTCGTTACGATGGCAGGACTGCTGATGTACTTCCAGCCCGACGAAGTCCAAACGCTCGTCGCTGGGATTGCCGCGCAATTTCCACTCGCCGAGATGGCATTCGATACCATACCGCGGTGGGCGTCGCGCAAGAGCTTGAAAGGCTGGCAGCTAACACCCCATTACAGAACCCCGCCCATGCCGTGGGGCTTCGACCGCAACGAGCGGGACACGATAAAATCGTGGCACCCGAATATCGCTGACGTTCACGAAGCGCCCTATCCCGGCGGTCGCGGATTCTTGTATCGCGCCATGTTGCCAGTGCTCCAGATCGTCCCCGGCGTGCGGAACAAGCTGCCAACCGTCTGGCACCTGCGGTGCGCGCCGACAACAATTGGTGGAGAGTTGGAATGATTTCTTCGGCGGTTGAAAAAGGCGCGGTCCTGGCCACCGATGTCGAAGTGAACGACGATAAGAGGAACCTATGATCCGCGGCGTTCACACGATGTTTTATTCCTCCGATGCGGATGCGACGCGGGCCTTTCTGCGCGACAAGCTCGGCTTTCCGTTTAGCGACGTCGGAGGCGGCTGGTTGATCTTCCATCTGCCCGAGGCCGATATGGGCTGCCATCCATCGGATGACCGCGACGGCGCCCACGCGGGCACCCACGACATCTCGTTCTATTGCGACGACATCGCGACGACGGTCGCCGACTTGAAGGCTCGTGGCGTCGAGTTCACCGAGCCGGTTTCCGATCAGGGGTTCGGTCTGGTGACGCACTTCAAGATGCCCGGCGGAATCGAGGTGCAGCTTTACGAGCCGAGATATTCCAAGAGCCGGGCGTGATAGCATTCGATTTGACGCCAGACTAATCGGACGCCGTGGAATCTTGCGGTACTCGGCCGCGTCAGAGATACTGCACAATGGGGAGCGGGGCAGTTCCGGTTCCTTCCGCGTCGCGCTGCGGGCCAGTTTGGCGCTGCCGGATTCGAGCCGTGGAATTCTTGTTTCCCGATTGCGCTGCCGCTTCCATCGCCCATGAGCGCCTAACCAATCCGACTGGGAAAAGGGGACAGTCCCCGCCGGATTTGTTAGGCGTTCCCAACGTCGCTCGCCGCCAGGGGAAGAGAGGCATGGCCGACACGTTCGATCCATATCATGTGTGGCTGGGGATTCCGCCGGAAGAGCAGCCGCCGAACTATTATCGGCTGTTGGGGATTCGGCAATTCGAGACGAATCTCGACGTGATCGACAACATGGCCGATCAGCGGATGGCGCATTTGCGGACGTTCCAGACGGGCAAGAACGCGCGGCATTCGCAAAAGCTCCTCAATGAAGTCGCCGCGGCCAGAGTGTGCCTGCTGAATTCGAAGTCGAAACAGGAATACGATTCCAGGCTGCGGTCAGCGATGGCGGCCGCGCGACCATCCCCGCCGGTGCTCCAAACGGCAGCCGATCCAAGGACTTCGCCGCGGCCGGCGCCTTCGAGCGAGGTGACGCGCCGCCCGGCGGCTGCGATCGCGCCGACATCGCTCGATTTGGGTGAGCGTGCGCCGCTGCACAGGCCATCGTCGGTTCGCCGGGCAAGGCCGAAGGGTCCATGGATCAGCGCCGGGGTTGCGTTATTGGCGGTGATCGCATTGGGAATCGGTTACGTGCTGATGTATCAGCACGACCAGTCACCGGCCGACGACCGCGCTTCGCGGGGCGTGCGTCCAGTCAACGCAAACGATTCCGATCCGGACGATCCGAAGAACGCCGCAATCCTCGTTTTCAACTCATCGCCAGCAGGACTACCCGCTTTCACGCTGCTGGTCGACGATCAGCCCGTTCCTTTAACGGCTAGCGGTGATTTTGAAATCGCCTGCCGGCCGGGCCAGCACAAGGTGAAAGGGACGCGGCCAGGATTCAAACCGATTGCCGCCACAATCACGGCTGCCGCACGGCAACGGCAATCGGTCAGCCTCGACTGGCAATCGGCGCTGGCGCTTCGATTCGAGTGGCCGATTGGCGACCGGCAAGGAGCGGAACTGAGAATCGATGGAGTCGTCAAGCCGCTCGACCAAACCGATCTCGAATTCCCCTTGCCGCCGGGTCAGCACACGGTCCGAATCGTTCGCCCCGGGTTTCGCGTCTTGACCAAGACCATCATGATGACGCTGGAAGGCTGCCCGCCACTCGTGCCGGTTTGGGTTCCGCTATCTGGCAGCCGATCGACGATCGCTGCAGACTCCTCCCGCTCGATCTCGCCCGATCCGA
The nucleotide sequence above comes from Pirellulales bacterium. Encoded proteins:
- a CDS encoding PmoA family protein → MRYISTLSCAAVVLTVVSARSATFTAEKTDRGVTVKIGGQLFTEYLIRSATKPILWPIVGPTGKPMTRAYPMEKGKGEATDHPHQRSLWFTHGEVNGVSFWEETAKAGSIRHRDFLEVRGGDDARIVTRNDWITPDQKKMCEDERKFVFRLDGDQRLIDFSVVVTASEGPLTFGDTKEGSFGMRVAHSMAVDTKKGGRIINSEGQTDAATWGQPAAWVDYHGPIDGEEVGIAILNHPSSLRYPNRWHVRPYGLFAANPFGQKGFGASSGPGGPYTIEQGKSFTLRFRVVLHRGDEKTAHIADDFAAYAKEDFMRKPGEQEGK
- the lnt gene encoding apolipoprotein N-acyltransferase translates to MWAALPPLDLWPLAWIAPVPWLLLVRQERLTGRRPYGALWLAGFVFWIGALHWLRLPHWATSFGWIALSFYLAFYIPVFVGLTRVAVHRLGISIVVAAPIVFTGLELAKGHLLSGFTMGSLGHTQFRWLAFIQIADIISGYGVGGLVILGAACIARMFPWDCRRLAIWPLAPLAAMLAVTLAYGHHRLAESTAATGGPTARVALIQGSIDITMKLDPSAAQQIYNDYMRLSHSAINQAARDSGRPLDLIVWPETMFRVTLCSLAQGAKPSEGVSLQDFNDRVAEVNALIKATARDLGAPLLLGIDRLHWLTDGRSEHFNSGLFVAADGRQLGHYDKMHLVMFGEFVPFAEMFPFLYHLTPLPGGLTPGKEPLAEEIHGLRFAPSICYETTIPHLIRRQVIEPRERGAEPDVLVNLTNDGWFWGSSELDLHLMCAVFRAIECRKPVLIAANTGFSAWIDSSGRIIQQAPRRAEGIIIADVARDPRGSFYLDFGDLPSAVCLLACASLAAIGFWSRRKRREQRA
- a CDS encoding class I SAM-dependent methyltransferase; protein product: MAEKVPVADLTGIPETMLWPLYGRAAETRRPDARLIDPQAVRIADAIEYDYARSFRKPNFGHVLRALCIDGLLRQWLAKHPNGQVVALGEGLETQVFRVDNGNVRWLSVDLPAAIAVRSRFVPDTDRHRNLACSALDFRWMEAVDPARGVFVTMAGLLMYFQPDEVQTLVAGIAAQFPLAEMAFDTIPRWASRKSLKGWQLTPHYRTPPMPWGFDRNERDTIKSWHPNIADVHEAPYPGGRGFLYRAMLPVLQIVPGVRNKLPTVWHLRCAPTTIGGELE
- a CDS encoding VOC family protein, whose translation is MIRGVHTMFYSSDADATRAFLRDKLGFPFSDVGGGWLIFHLPEADMGCHPSDDRDGAHAGTHDISFYCDDIATTVADLKARGVEFTEPVSDQGFGLVTHFKMPGGIEVQLYEPRYSKSRA
- a CDS encoding DUF3299 domain-containing protein, giving the protein MNAKTKERGRGSFPIPLLRLVLAANIALASLIVCVAGCQDSRLPAASRPVSEPADRSGSAIPSGASDQAVPRTGAPQTGQAAPTPVRPQAIRDISFDAVKLNLKKGDPFKRTLITPAIEKLDGSRIRIRGYILPPFQQTGLAHFVLVRDNMACCFGPGAAIYDSMIVDLRPGVTTDYTVSPIAVEGTFNIREVEGPGGNAISIYHVTGEKVE
- a CDS encoding DUF4190 domain-containing protein, translated to MSTDVDVGERIQAELVEQEPEQYRALCSAAVVALVFGLLSLSALMDYWLVVVPAVGVIWGIIALRQIRARAGELTGRGLAACGIGLSSVLLFAGPTWVYYDEMSQVPPGYQWISYDELQPNPNVLGEPVPKSAIDLNGKKIFIKGFVFAGSQSEGIKKFVLVRDAGTCCFGGNPKITDRIVVDLASAGGMMYTKQIARVSGVFRVTPSRAPGGIGAVYYHLDQAELR
- a CDS encoding addiction module protein, producing the protein MTQFDSILSAASQLPIADRLRLIDALASTVPDDCAPPLSPEWLAEIERRSAEIDSGAVSPIAWERVREDLFKKVGLDRAD